TGGTTGCAGGCTCGTTCGCGCTGGCGGCAGCTATATTTTTTGCGATCGTGGCCGCTATTCCCAACCGGGAAATCATGCGGATATGTTTTGTGAAAAGTTCGTACTACATAATTCTGGGAATGTTTCTTGTGTGGACCGTTATGCTGGTCCGCTATTTTTCGAAAATAAATCTCTCTTTCAAACAATTCCTCGCGCGCAACTGGAAAGGCCTTTGTCTTACGCTGGCGCTCATGGGCGCTGTCTTCATGTCGGTCAAGCCGGGCTACCGCGTGCTGAGCGATGAAACGAATCTGCTCGGCGTTTCCCGCTCGATGCTGTTTGAGCATACCGTGCAGAACCCGACCATGGGATTTTTCTATTACGGCAACCTGCAGGTAACAAATTATGAGAAGGAAAAACGGCCTTTTCTGTTTCCGTTCCTGCTCAGTATTGTGCATCTGGTGCTGGGTTATAAGTGGACGAACCTGTTCGTGCTGAATTTTCTGGTTGGGTGGTCTTTTCTGTTTATGTTTTATCGGGTGTTCGAACCGCGCGGCGGACTTGCGGGCGGACTGGCCGCCAGCGTACTGCTTGCATCTTACCCGATTTTCACGCTTAACGCGACCGGCGGAGGGTTTGACCTGCTGGCGGCGTTTTTCATGGCGCTGGCGCTGCTGATGGTGTGGATATACCTGCACAACCCGGAAAAAGAGGAACTGAACCTGCTGTGGATGACGTTGCTGATGCTGGCGAATACGCGCTACGAGTCGTTCATTTATCTGCCGGTCATATTCGCGCTGCTGTTCGCGTTCAGGCGCGTGCCCGACAAAAAGCGGGTGTTGTTGCTGTCGCTGGTGTCCGTGCCTTTTTTCTTTCCGATCGCCTGGCAGCGGATTCTTACCGCCGGAAACTATGAACATCCGGCCGGCACGACAATTTTCTCGGTATCCTCTTTATCCAGCAATCTGCGTTTCATGCTTAACAGCCAGTTTGATTTTACTTTCAAGCCGCCGTACAATAACATCATCAATCTGGCGGCTTTCCTCTGTATTATATGGCTGGTGATACCAGCGGCTAAAAAACTTTATGATACCCGGCTGAAAGTCCAGTTCGCCGCGATAGCGGGCGGCGCGGTGGGCTTGAATGTGTTAATAAATTGCGCGCATTTCTTTGTCCCGTCCTATGCTCATCCTGTCAGCGCCAGATGGTTCATCGGGTTTTCGGCAGCCTGCGTTTTTATGGTTTCGGTGTTTCTGGTGGATGTTTTTAAAGTCAAGCCGTGGTTTTTCCTGATTTTGTCATTGGCGCTGTTTTCTCTTTATCATCCGACCGCGATGGAACGGCGGTTCCCCAATTGCATCACCATGATCAGGGCGACGGATTATGTCTATGATTTCCTGGCTAAAGCGGATGACAGGAATTTACTCGTGGTGACCGACCGGCCCGGCCAGTATGTGGTGGCGGACTATGGCGCGATTTCTTTCAAGTATGCCAACTCGCACGTCAAAGAAACTTTTGACCGGCTGCGGCGCCATCTGTGCAGCCATATCGTGATCCTGCAAGACATCCGCTACGACACGGGCCGGCCTATACCGGAGCACACCCTAAGCAAAGAGTATCCGCTGGAACCGCTGGCGGAAATTCAAAATACCGCGGAAGCGTATGTGCGCATATCCAAAGTGGTGCTGCCGGAGTGAATAGTGTGCGCCCAACAGGAATTGGCCACTCATAAATTCCCTGACGGGAATTTTGCGCGGCCCCGGCTCGCCGTTTTTGCTTTTCGCTCCGCTCAAACAAAAACATGGCTCCGCCTTTCAATTCCCGACGGAGAGCAGGCAACTGCTCTCCTTTGGGCGCGCAAAACCCGGTTATTCCGTTTCTGAAAACAAAAAAAGGACCGTTATTAACGGTCCTTTTAAAGCTGGTGCGCCCAACAGGAACTGGCCACTCATAAATTCCCTGACGGGAATTTTGCGCGGCCCCGGCTCGCCGTTTTTGCTTTTCGCTCCGCTCAAACAAAAACATGGCTCCGCCTTTCAATTCCCGACGGAGAGCAGGCAACTGCTCTNNNNNNNNNNNNNNNNNNNNNNNNNNNNNNNNNNNNNNNNNNNNNNNNNNNNNNNNNNNNNNNNNNNNNNNNNNNNNNNNNNNNNNNNNNNNNNNNNNNNCCTTTGGGCGCGCAAAACCTGGTTATTCCGTTTCTGAAAACAAAAAAAGGACCGTTATTAACGGTCCTTTTAAAGCTGGTGCGCCCAACAGGAATTGAACCTGTATCTCTAGCTCCGCAGGCTAACGCTCTATCCGTTGAGCTATGGGCGCGGTATATTCATATTCTACAAATTTTGCGGTCTGTTTTGGAAAAAATTTCACCGGTCCGGCGGAATCTTTCCCGCCGGACCGGTGTCTCACGTCTGATTGATTATTTGAGGTGTTTGGCGAGAAACTTGTTCATGTCGAACATGCTGACCTGTTTCTTGCCGTCAAAGATAACTTTCAGCTTGTCGTCGCTGTTGATCATCCGTTTGTTCTTCGCGTCCTGCAGATTGTTCTTTTTGATGTAAACCCAGATTTTCTTTACGACTTCTGTCCGGGCGAGCGGTTTGTCGCCGATGACCGCCGCGAGTTCAGCGCTGGGCTGAAGGGGTTTCATGAATTTTTCGTTTGCTTTTGCCATTTTGTGCTTCCTCCAGGTGATTTTACAAATACCACTAAATTCAGCTGCCGCTGTTTTCCGTACACACCGGCCCCGCATTGCATATTTCCGCGGAGCAGCCGGTTTTGAACTTTTCGAAGTTCTTTACGAACATATACGCCAGTTCCCGGTATTTCCGGAAATACTCTTCCCGGTCTTTCCACAGGTTGGCCGGTGTCAGGATCTCGGACGGCACACCCTCGCATTCTGTGGGGATGTCAAATCCGAAAACGCTGTCCTTTGTATATTTTACATTATCCAGACGCCCGTCAAGCGCGGAATTTAACAGCGCACGCGTGTTTTTTATGCTGATCCGCTTGCCCACGCCGTACGGCCCGCCGGTCCAGCCGGTGTTGACCAGCCAGCATTTTACGCCGTGCTTGAGCATTTTTTCCTTCAGCAGTTCGGCGTAAAACGACGGGTGGTGCACCATAAACGGCGCGCCGTAACACGCGCTGAACGTGGCGGCCGGCTCTTTCAGCCCGATTTCGGTGCCGGCAACCCGCGCGGTATAGCCTGATACAAAGTGGTACATCGCCTGCTCCACCGACAGCCGCGAGATGGGCGGCATGACGCCGAATGCGTCGCAGGTCAGCATCACGATGTTTTTCGGGTGCCCGCCCTTGTTGTCGGGCACGGCGTTTTCTATGAAATCCAGCGGGTAGCAGGCCCGCGTGTTTTCCGTTACCGACGCGTCGTTAAGATCGAGAATGCGGGTCGCCTGATCGAACACCACGTTCTCGATCACCGTGCCGAACCGCCGCGTGCAGGCATAGATCTGCGGCTCCGCTTCAGCCGAGAGATTGATGACTTTGGCGTAGCAGCCGCCCTCATAATTGAAAACGCCTTCGTCATTCCAGCCGTGCTCGTCGTCGCCTATCAGGCCGCGCGCGGGGTCGGCCGACAAGGTGGTCTTGCCGGTGCCCGACAGCCCGAAAAACACCGCCGTATCGCCTTGCCTGCCGATATTGGCCGAGCAGTGCATGCTCATTATCTTTTTCAGCGGCAGCAGGTAGTTCATTACGGTGAAGATGGCTTTCTTGATCTCGCCGCCGTAGGCGCTGCCGCAGACAAGCACCATGCGCCGCGCGAAGCTGACAAAAATCGCGGTTTCTCCGCCGCTGCCGTCGGTTTCCGGATCGGTTTTCATGGCGGGCAGCGCAATCACCGTAAAGTCCGGCTTGATTGCGTGCAGTTCTCTGGCTGACGGGCGGATGAAGATGTTGTTCACAAAAAGGTTTTGCCACGCGTATTCGTTGATCACGCGCACGGCGAGCCGGGAATGCTCGTCGGAACCCACATAGCAGTCCCGCACGAACACGTCACGGTTTTCCAGATAGCCCTGGATCTTCAGAAACAGCCGGTCGAATTTCTCCGGTGAAACCGCCACATTGTCCTTGTTCCAGTAGATCTTGCCGCTGGTTTCGGGTTCTTCCACGAAAAATCTGAATTTCGGGCTGCGCCCGGTCGTCTTGCCGGTGAACACGGCAAATGCGCCGCCGGTCACGATTTTGCCTTCGTTGCGTCTGATCGCCTCTTCCGCCAGTGCTGGAGCCGAAAGGTTCCAGTACTGCCTGCCGGTGTTGGCGATGCCTAGGGTTTCAAGTCCGTGTTTGCTTTTTGGGGTTGTCATTACCAAGTCCTCGTATATTTACTGCCGCCGATAGTGATGTCGCTCGGTGAACCGGGGTCCAGCGCCCAGCGGATGCGCCGGATGCCTTCGATAATACCATTTTCAGGCCCGCAATAACTTATCCGCAGGTGGCCCTCCATGCCGCTGTGCGCGCCCGGAATGGTTACCACTTTCGCTTTCTCCAGCAGAAACTGCGCCAGCTCCACGGAATTTGTATTGTAGAAACTGAAATCCGGCAGGCTGTAGAACGTCCCTTTGGGCACGCGCAGTCTGACACCTTTGATGTGCGCCAGCTCTTCCACCAGAATATCGCGTTTATGTTTCAGACCCGCGTTAAGCTGCGCGACGAATTCCGGGCCGCCTTCCAGCGCCCCGATTGCCGCCGCCTGCGACAGGTCCGACGGGCAGGATGTCGTCTGGCCCTGAATATTGGCCATTACTCTGACCAGTCCCGGGTCCGCCACGGCCCAGCCGATCCGAAAACCCGTCATGCCATAGGTTTTTGAAATGCCGTTGACGATTACCAGCTGGGCGGGATTTTTCGCGTATTTGAAAGCGGAAACAGGCGGCACCGCGTCGAACACCAACTCACGGTAAATATCGTCCATCACAAGGAATATACCGCGCGCCTGGCACAGCTCGATTACGCCGCGCACGAACTCCGGCGAATAGGCGTGCCCGGAGGGATTGTTGGGGCTGTTTAAAAGAACCGCTTTGGTGCGGGGCGTGAGAGCGGAGTCCATCTCTGACACGGCGGGCTCGAAACCGCCGTCCGCCGGGGTCACTATTACCGGCACCGCACGGCACATCCTGACCATTTCCGGGTAGCTTACCCAGTACGGCGCGGCGAAAACCACTTCGTCGCCGGGATCAAGCACGGCGAACAGGAAATTGTACAGCGACTGTTTCGCCCCGCCCGATATGAGGATGTTTTCCGGGTTCGCCTCATGCCCGTAAGCGCGCAGCGTGTAATCCGCCACGGCTTTTTTAAGCGACGGGGTGCCGCCCACGGCGGTATACTTCACCAGCCCGGAATTGATTTTTTCGAGCGCCGCGCTTTTGGCGGCGGGCGGCATTTCGCCCGCAGGTTCGCCGCCGCCCAGATGGATGACGGGTTCGCCCGCGGCTTTCATCTGTTTGGCCTTGGCGTCCAGCGCAAGGGTGGGTGAGCTTATGATGGCTTTTGCCAGTTCGCTTATG
The genomic region above belongs to Elusimicrobiaceae bacterium and contains:
- the pckA gene encoding phosphoenolpyruvate carboxykinase (ATP), coding for MTTPKSKHGLETLGIANTGRQYWNLSAPALAEEAIRRNEGKIVTGGAFAVFTGKTTGRSPKFRFFVEEPETSGKIYWNKDNVAVSPEKFDRLFLKIQGYLENRDVFVRDCYVGSDEHSRLAVRVINEYAWQNLFVNNIFIRPSARELHAIKPDFTVIALPAMKTDPETDGSGGETAIFVSFARRMVLVCGSAYGGEIKKAIFTVMNYLLPLKKIMSMHCSANIGRQGDTAVFFGLSGTGKTTLSADPARGLIGDDEHGWNDEGVFNYEGGCYAKVINLSAEAEPQIYACTRRFGTVIENVVFDQATRILDLNDASVTENTRACYPLDFIENAVPDNKGGHPKNIVMLTCDAFGVMPPISRLSVEQAMYHFVSGYTARVAGTEIGLKEPAATFSACYGAPFMVHHPSFYAELLKEKMLKHGVKCWLVNTGWTGGPYGVGKRISIKNTRALLNSALDGRLDNVKYTKDSVFGFDIPTECEGVPSEILTPANLWKDREEYFRKYRELAYMFVKNFEKFKTGCSAEICNAGPVCTENSGS
- a CDS encoding pyridoxal phosphate-dependent aminotransferase translates to MNRISELAKAIISSPTLALDAKAKQMKAAGEPVIHLGGGEPAGEMPPAAKSAALEKINSGLVKYTAVGGTPSLKKAVADYTLRAYGHEANPENILISGGAKQSLYNFLFAVLDPGDEVVFAAPYWVSYPEMVRMCRAVPVIVTPADGGFEPAVSEMDSALTPRTKAVLLNSPNNPSGHAYSPEFVRGVIELCQARGIFLVMDDIYRELVFDAVPPVSAFKYAKNPAQLVIVNGISKTYGMTGFRIGWAVADPGLVRVMANIQGQTTSCPSDLSQAAAIGALEGGPEFVAQLNAGLKHKRDILVEELAHIKGVRLRVPKGTFYSLPDFSFYNTNSVELAQFLLEKAKVVTIPGAHSGMEGHLRISYCGPENGIIEGIRRIRWALDPGSPSDITIGGSKYTRTW
- a CDS encoding glycosyltransferase family 39 protein; its protein translation is MNEFNRIRFLVAGSFALAAAIFFAIVAAIPNREIMRICFVKSSYYIILGMFLVWTVMLVRYFSKINLSFKQFLARNWKGLCLTLALMGAVFMSVKPGYRVLSDETNLLGVSRSMLFEHTVQNPTMGFFYYGNLQVTNYEKEKRPFLFPFLLSIVHLVLGYKWTNLFVLNFLVGWSFLFMFYRVFEPRGGLAGGLAASVLLASYPIFTLNATGGGFDLLAAFFMALALLMVWIYLHNPEKEELNLLWMTLLMLANTRYESFIYLPVIFALLFAFRRVPDKKRVLLLSLVSVPFFFPIAWQRILTAGNYEHPAGTTIFSVSSLSSNLRFMLNSQFDFTFKPPYNNIINLAAFLCIIWLVIPAAKKLYDTRLKVQFAAIAGGAVGLNVLINCAHFFVPSYAHPVSARWFIGFSAACVFMVSVFLVDVFKVKPWFFLILSLALFSLYHPTAMERRFPNCITMIRATDYVYDFLAKADDRNLLVVTDRPGQYVVADYGAISFKYANSHVKETFDRLRRHLCSHIVILQDIRYDTGRPIPEHTLSKEYPLEPLAEIQNTAEAYVRISKVVLPE
- a CDS encoding SWIB/MDM2 domain-containing protein; its protein translation is MAKANEKFMKPLQPSAELAAVIGDKPLARTEVVKKIWVYIKKNNLQDAKNKRMINSDDKLKVIFDGKKQVSMFDMNKFLAKHLK